The Mycobacterium paragordonae genome includes a region encoding these proteins:
- the trpC gene encoding indole-3-glycerol phosphate synthase TrpC codes for MSPANVLDSILEGVRADVAAREARVSLSEIKAAAAAAPPPRDVMAALREPGIGVIAEVKRASPSKGALATIADPAKLARAYEDGGARIISVLTEERRFNGSLDDLDAVRAAVSIPVLRKDFVVQPYQIHEARAHGADMLLLIVAALDQSALVSMLDRTESLGMTALVEVHTEEEADRALKAGANVIGVNARDLTTLEVDRDCFARIAPGLPSKVIRIAESGVRHTGDLLAYAGAGADAVLVGEGLVKSGDPRAAVADLVTAGTHPSCPKPAR; via the coding sequence ATGAGTCCGGCCAACGTGCTTGACTCCATTCTTGAGGGAGTCCGGGCCGATGTTGCCGCGCGTGAAGCCCGCGTAAGTCTTTCTGAAATCAAGGCCGCCGCCGCAGCCGCCCCGCCGCCGCGCGACGTGATGGCCGCGCTGCGCGAGCCCGGCATCGGCGTGATCGCGGAGGTCAAGCGCGCCAGTCCGTCGAAGGGCGCACTGGCGACCATCGCCGACCCGGCAAAGCTGGCCCGCGCCTACGAAGACGGCGGCGCCCGGATCATCAGCGTGCTGACCGAGGAGCGGCGTTTCAACGGTTCGCTCGACGACCTGGACGCGGTGCGCGCTGCGGTGTCGATTCCGGTGTTGCGCAAAGACTTTGTGGTGCAGCCCTACCAGATCCACGAGGCCCGTGCGCACGGTGCCGACATGCTGTTGCTCATCGTCGCCGCGCTGGATCAGTCCGCGCTGGTGTCGATGCTCGACCGCACCGAATCGCTCGGGATGACGGCGCTTGTCGAGGTGCACACCGAGGAAGAAGCCGACCGCGCATTGAAGGCCGGGGCCAACGTAATCGGGGTCAACGCCCGCGATCTCACCACGCTGGAGGTCGACCGGGATTGCTTCGCGCGGATCGCCCCCGGCCTGCCCAGCAAGGTGATCCGAATCGCCGAATCCGGCGTGCGCCACACCGGGGACCTGCTGGCGTATGCCGGCGCGGGCGCCGACGCCGTGCTCGTCGGTGAGGGCCTGGTGAAAAGCGGTGACCCCCGAGCGGCGGTCGCCGACCTGGTTACCGCCGGAACCCACCCATCCTGTCCGAAACCGGCTCGCTAG
- the trpA gene encoding tryptophan synthase subunit alpha has translation MTVQQGAASRLGPLFDSCRAGGRAALIGYLPTGYPDVPTSLQAMTALVESGCDIIEVGVPYSDPGMDGPTIQRATEQALSGGVRVRDTLTAVESISAAGGHAVVMTYWNPVLHYGVDAFARDLAAAGGQGLITPDLIPDEAAQWIAASEEHGLDRIFLVAPSSTPERLVATVEASRGFVYAASTMGVTGARDAVSTAAPELVRRVKAVADIPVGVGLGVRSGAQAAQIGSYADGVIVGSALVSALGEGLPALRALTEELALGVRQRDSA, from the coding sequence GTGACCGTGCAACAGGGGGCGGCCAGCAGACTGGGCCCGTTGTTCGATTCGTGCCGGGCCGGCGGTCGGGCGGCGTTGATCGGTTATCTGCCCACCGGTTACCCGGATGTGCCGACATCGCTGCAGGCGATGACCGCACTGGTTGAATCCGGTTGCGACATCATCGAAGTCGGTGTTCCCTACTCTGACCCCGGGATGGACGGTCCCACGATCCAACGGGCCACTGAGCAGGCGCTCAGTGGGGGAGTGCGGGTACGCGACACGCTGACCGCGGTCGAGTCGATCAGTGCCGCGGGCGGCCACGCCGTAGTGATGACCTACTGGAATCCGGTGTTGCATTACGGAGTTGACGCGTTCGCCCGAGACCTGGCGGCGGCGGGCGGTCAGGGACTGATCACTCCCGACCTCATTCCCGACGAGGCGGCGCAGTGGATCGCGGCGTCGGAGGAGCACGGGTTGGATCGCATCTTTCTGGTGGCCCCGTCGTCGACGCCCGAACGGTTGGTAGCCACTGTCGAGGCTTCGCGCGGATTCGTCTACGCGGCTTCGACAATGGGTGTGACGGGCGCCCGGGATGCGGTTTCGACGGCCGCACCTGAGCTGGTGAGAAGGGTGAAGGCGGTGGCTGACATACCAGTTGGTGTCGGACTGGGTGTGCGGTCGGGAGCGCAGGCCGCTCAGATCGGCAGCTATGCCGACGGGGTGATCGTCGGGTCGGCACTGGTGTCGGCGTTGGGGGAGGGTCTGCCCGCCCTGCGGGCGCTGACCGAGGAACTCGCCCTCGGCGTGCGCCAGAGGGATTCGGCATGA
- a CDS encoding TIGR02234 family membrane protein — MIGVAQILLVIAAGALWAASRFTWVVIRSFDGLGPPKEITLSGASWSSALLPLAIVNLAAAVAALAVRGWQLRVLAALLAAASFAIGYLGFSLWAVPDVAARGADVAHVQVATLVGSARQYSGAVATVVAAVCTLIAAALLMRSASVAGSAGSRSTKYLAPGARRSAAREIDGTPTGDQSQASEGRQQLSERMIWDALDEGRDPTDRPADPDTEGR; from the coding sequence ATCATCGGCGTCGCCCAGATTCTGCTGGTGATCGCGGCCGGCGCGCTGTGGGCGGCGTCGCGGTTCACCTGGGTGGTCATCCGCTCTTTCGACGGGCTGGGGCCGCCCAAGGAGATCACGCTGTCCGGAGCGTCCTGGTCGAGCGCGCTGCTGCCCCTGGCGATCGTGAACCTGGCTGCCGCCGTCGCGGCCTTGGCGGTGCGCGGCTGGCAGTTGCGTGTCCTGGCGGCGTTGCTTGCGGCCGCGAGTTTCGCCATCGGCTACCTCGGCTTCAGCCTCTGGGCCGTCCCGGATGTGGCGGCGCGCGGCGCCGATGTCGCGCATGTGCAGGTCGCGACGCTGGTGGGCAGTGCCCGCCAGTACTCCGGGGCAGTCGCGACGGTGGTGGCGGCGGTGTGCACCCTGATCGCCGCCGCGTTGCTGATGCGCTCGGCGTCGGTCGCCGGCTCCGCCGGGTCGCGCAGCACGAAGTACCTGGCCCCGGGGGCGCGTCGCTCAGCGGCGCGGGAAATCGACGGGACACCTACCGGGGATCAATCGCAGGCTTCGGAAGGGCGGCAACAGCTCTCCGAACGCATGATTTGGGATGCTCTCGACGAGGGCCGCGACCCCACCGATCGGCCCGCTGACCCGGACACCGAGGGGCGGTGA
- the trpB gene encoding tryptophan synthase subunit beta, with the protein MADLSNPDIPRTSAAIVERTHYDPDAGGHFGVYGGRYVPEALMAVIEEVTVAYEKERVDQDFLDTLDKLQTHYAGRPSPLYETTRLGEHAGSARIFLKREDLNHTGSHKINNVLGQALLARRMGKTRVIAETGAGQHGVATATACALMGLECIIYMGAVDTARQALNVARMRLLGAQVVSVETGSRTLKDAINEAFRDWVTNADNTYYCFGTAAGPHPFPTMVRDFQRIIGMEARVQIQQQAGRLPDAVVACVGGGSNAIGIFHAFLDDPDVRLVGYEAAGDGVETGRHAATFTGGSPGAFQGSFSYLLQDADGQTIESHSISAGLDYPGVGPEHAWLKDAGRVQYEPITDTEAMDAFGLLSRSEGIIPAIESAHAVAGALKLGAELGRGAVIVVNLSGRGDKDVETAAKWFGLMDNS; encoded by the coding sequence ATGGCCGATCTGTCGAACCCGGATATTCCGCGTACCAGCGCCGCCATCGTCGAACGCACCCACTACGACCCGGACGCGGGCGGTCATTTCGGTGTTTACGGCGGACGCTACGTTCCCGAAGCGCTGATGGCCGTGATCGAGGAAGTCACCGTCGCTTACGAAAAGGAACGTGTCGACCAGGATTTCCTGGACACTCTGGACAAGCTGCAGACGCACTACGCCGGCCGGCCGTCACCGTTGTACGAGACCACCCGGTTGGGTGAGCACGCCGGCTCGGCCCGGATCTTCCTCAAGCGAGAAGACCTGAACCACACGGGGTCTCACAAGATCAACAACGTGCTGGGTCAGGCGCTGCTGGCTCGCCGGATGGGTAAGACGCGGGTCATCGCCGAGACCGGTGCCGGCCAGCACGGCGTCGCCACGGCCACCGCCTGCGCGCTGATGGGCTTGGAGTGCATCATCTACATGGGCGCCGTCGACACCGCGCGCCAAGCGCTCAACGTGGCCCGGATGCGGTTGCTGGGTGCGCAGGTCGTCTCGGTGGAGACCGGGTCTCGGACCCTCAAAGACGCGATCAACGAAGCGTTTCGGGACTGGGTCACCAACGCCGACAACACTTACTACTGCTTCGGCACCGCCGCGGGGCCGCATCCCTTCCCGACCATGGTGCGCGACTTCCAGCGCATCATCGGCATGGAGGCGCGGGTGCAGATCCAACAGCAGGCGGGCAGGTTGCCCGACGCGGTGGTGGCCTGCGTCGGTGGCGGTTCCAATGCAATCGGTATCTTCCATGCCTTCCTCGACGATCCCGATGTGCGGTTGGTGGGCTATGAAGCCGCCGGTGACGGAGTCGAGACCGGCCGGCACGCGGCGACTTTCACCGGTGGGTCACCCGGTGCTTTCCAAGGTTCTTTCTCGTACCTGCTGCAGGACGCGGATGGACAGACCATCGAATCCCATTCCATCTCAGCAGGTTTGGACTACCCCGGGGTCGGCCCGGAACACGCCTGGCTCAAAGACGCGGGCCGCGTTCAGTACGAGCCGATCACCGACACCGAAGCCATGGACGCGTTCGGTCTACTGTCCCGCTCGGAGGGCATCATCCCGGCTATCGAGTCCGCGCACGCGGTGGCCGGCGCCCTGAAGTTGGGTGCCGAATTGGGAAGGGGCGCGGTCATTGTGGTGAACCTGTCGGGCCGCGGAGACAAGGACGTGGAGACCGCCGCGAAGTGGTTCGGCCTGATGGACAACTCGTGA